A window of Chryseobacterium shandongense genomic DNA:
TTTATTTCTTACATTTTTTAAGGTAAACTCTTTCGGAATAAAATAATATTCAGAAAATTCATCATAAAATTTTATGTTTAAATGATCCTTAAAACCAAAAGCTACTGTAAGATTCCCTAAAAAATGATCCTGCTCACCGCCGCTTCCCCCGAGAACATCAACACTGGTAATGTCTTTTTCTGCTATGATTTCCAGCGCTTTCTGAAAATCGGTTTTATTCTGATCAGGAGTGTAAATGAATTTATCCTGATAAATGTTTTCATCCGAACCTGAATGCGAATCAAAATCCCCTGAAATAAAATCCAGCTTTTCTAAAGGAAAATTAAGATTTTTCAGATAATGGAAAGCGCCGTCTGTACAGGCAATGAGATTATATTCATCGGGATCCGGAAAAGATTTCGGGGCATCACCGTTTATAAAAAGTAATGCTTTATCTTTCATTCGGGTTCCAGTATTCCTCAGGTTCGTTATTGATTTTTGAAATATATCTTGCGAGAACAAAAAGATAGTCTGAAAGGCGATTCAGGTATTTGATCAGCTCCGGTCTTACTTCCTCCGATTCATTCAGGAAAACCAGGGAACGTTCTGCTCTTCGGCAGATTGTTCTTGCTGCGTGTAAAAACGTTGCGGATTTTCCGCCTCCGGGAAGGATGAAAAATTGTAATGGTTCCAACTTTTCGTCGAAGGCATCCATCCAGTTTTCAAGTTCTTCAATTTCGGTATCTGAAATGACCAATGGCAGTCGGGATTTTCCGTTGGCCAACATCAGTTTGTCAACCGGAGTTGCTGCCTCTGAACCTACCGTAAATAAATCAAACTGAATTTTCTTCAACTGCTTTAATACTTCTTCATCTTTAATATGGCTTTTGGCAATCCCGATGAATGAATTCAGCTCGTCTATGTTTCCGTAGCTGTCAACTCTTGCACTGGCTTTCGAAACTCTCGTTCCGCCGTATAATGCAGTCTGACCTTTATCTCCTGTTTTTGTATAAATTTTCATAGTACTAAATTACTTTTTTCCGGCAAGGCTTACAAGTGTTGTTTAGAACCGGTTATAAAACCATAGGCGGCTTGCTAATTATAGGTTTTCTGTTATTTCAATCCTTGACCAACACCTTAGCCCTGATCGCAGCAATTGTTTGAGCTCTTTTTGCTTTTCGGGGTTGCGGCGGCTTCGCCGCCGCAACCCCGAAAAGCAAAAAAGCGAGTGCGGAGAGCAGGAATAAGCTCCTAAAAAACTTCTCTCGGTTCCAAAATTAAAATAAATGATCGGCCTAAAAAAGACCGACCACTCTCAAATTATTATTTACCTAACATTGCATAATACCTAATTGTAACGCAGAAAACCCGCAGAATATTTTGGGCAGTTAAAAAAAAATTCAATCCCGAAATTCCTACTGACAAACTGTTGTCATCATCCCGTTTTATCTTTGTATCAACAATAACAAACAAATTAAATTATGACAACTACAGCAATTAACACCAAACAATTCATGACCTCTGAACAACTACTTGAACATTGGCAGGGGCACAGAAATCTTACCAGAAGAGTAATCGAAGCTTTTCCGGAAAAAGAACTTTTTGAATTTTCAGTTGGCGGGATGAGACCTTTCGCAAAACTGGCCGTTGAACTCATCAGCATTGGCGGACCGGCTTTGAAAGGGATCGTAGAGAAAAATATGGATGCTCATGATGAAGAAAGTTTCAATCCCAAGACAAAAGCAGAACTTCTGAAAAAATGGGATGAAGAAACAGAAGTTATTAACCATTATTTTGCGCAGATCTCGGAAGAACGTTTGCAGGAGACTTTCAATTTATTCGGGCAGTATGAATTTCCGGTTTATCAGAATATTCTGTATTTCGTGGATAATGAAATCCATCATCGCGGACAGGGTTATGTTTATCTGAGAGCATTGGGAATGGAACCGCCTTTTTTTTGGGAGAGATTTTAAGCTTTCTGATGCCTCTCTACAGATTACGTGCATTGATTAACAATACATCTAAGTCATCAGCAGTTTAAAATCTTACAATTCTATTTAATCAAATTTTTGCATCAACCTCGGCATTATCTATTGGCTGAGGTTTTTTGATGTTTTGCCGAAATGTCTGTAAGAAGTTCATTGAGGCGTGTTTTCAGAATTTCCGGTTCTAAAATCGTTGCATAATCTGCAAAAGTGATGAGCCATCGAGGAAATCCGTCATTGATCCATTCAGTTTCGAAAGTAAGCTCCATGCCTTCATCGGTTTCTTTTTCGTCAATCAATCCGTAGTATTTTTTAGAGTTGGAAAGATGATTGATGATCTTTTTTTCAACAAGAAGCTTTACAATAGTTTTATTCCCGTTCCCATTTTGACGATAGTCGTTGATCTGTCCATATTCCTGAAGAAAAGGATTCTGGGTTTTAAAAATCTGCAATATCCTGTCGACCCTGAACTGTCTGAAATCGTTCCGTAACGTGCAGAAAGCCATAATATACCAATAGTTAAATTCAAAGAAAACGCCAACTGCTTCAATGGTTCTCATGGAAACACTGCCTTCATTGGTTTTATACTCCATAGTCAGTTGTCGTTTTTCGGCGATACTTTCCAGGATTATCGGAAGAATATCTTTGATGTGATCTTCTGTTTCGGGATGATAATTGAAGACATCAATCTGTTTTTCAATATTCTGAATGAGATTTTTATCTGAATATTTCAAAACCGAACGCACTTTCTCCATGGCTGTTCTGTAATGGCTTCCTAAACTCTGATGTGAAAATTTCTGCATCAGCTTTTCAGCTGTAATGAAACTCAGCACTTCTTCTTTGGTAAACATAACCGGCGGGAGCTTGTATCCGTCCATTAAAGAGTAACCGCTCCCGGCTTCACCAATAATGGGAATTCCTGCATTTTCCAGGGTCTTGATATCGCGGTAAATGGTTCTTACACTTACATCAAATTTCTCCGCAAGATCCTGAGCCCTGACAAGTGGTTTTGACTGTAATTGGGTAAGAATTGCAGTAACGCGGTCGAGTTTTTTGAGATAATGGTCGTTCATTGTTAATTCGAGGGGTAGGGGTGAAAAGTTAGAAGTAAGAAGTGAGAAGTTAACAAAAATCCTTTTACTTTTCACTTCTCACCTTTCACTTTTTACTTTTTAAACATCTAATTATCCTTAAAACTATTAACCAGTTTATCCAGATTCAGACTTCTTGCGGAAGCATCAAAAATTTCGCGGTAGGTTCCGTTGATCTGTACAAGCTCATCATGCGTTCCGCTTTCTACAACCCTGCCTTTTTTCATCACATATATTTTATCCGAATCTAAAATTTGTGACAGGGAATGCGAAATTATAATGACTGTTCTGCCTTCTTTTATAGCATCGAGGGAATTTTTAATCTGCTCTGTTGCGATGGCATCCAGACTTGCTGTGGGTTCATCAAGGAAGATAATCGGCGGATCTTTTAAAAATAATCTGGCGATGGCAATTCTTTGCTGCTGTCCTCCGGAAAGTTGGGTGGCATCATGTTTGTAACCATCCGGAAGATCCAGGATCTGCTCATGAAGATATGCTTTTTTGGCAGCTTCTTCAATTTCTTCAAATGTCGCATTCATATTTCCATACCGAATATTGTCTTCAATACTTCCCTGGAAAATATGGTTTTTCTGTAGTACCAATCCAAGGTCATTTCTGAGAAAAGTGTTTTCGTATTCATTCAGGTTCACATGATCAAGCAGAATCTCACCGGAATCGGGAAGATAAAATTTGCATAAAAGATTAATTATAGTAGATTTTCCTGCTCCGCTTAAACCAACCAGGGCTGTTGTTTTTCCATTTTCGATTTTCATGGAAACATCATGTAACGCCTTTGTTCCGTTGGGATAGGTGAAGTTGATATTTTTCAGTTCAAAATTTCCTGTAATATCTTTTTCGACAAAACTTCCGCTTGGTTCTTTTTCGTCATCTGCATTTAATATATCGAAATATCCTTCGGCATAAATCATCGCATCATTCATATCATCATAAATCCGGTGAAGCTGGCGAATCGGCGCTGAAACATTATTAAAAAGCATAATATGAAGCATGATGGCTCCGATGGTCATTTGCTGATCGAGTACCAGATAAACGGTTAAAAGAATGATAAGAACGACCCCAAACTGTTCGATGAATGTTTTTAATCCGTCATAGATAAAATTAGTCTTCCGGGTAAACATCTGGCTTTCCATAAGCTGCATCTGAAGATCATACTGTTTTTTCCCTTCAAATTTTTCCCGGACAAAGCTCTTGATTACCATAATCGAATTAATCAGATTCAATAATCCTGATGTTTTCTGCTCTCGTTGGTTCCTTAAAGTTCTTCTTACCCCGCTCAGCTTTTTCGCCTGTAAAGAACTTACATAAAAATAGATCGGAACAATAATGGTTGAAACCAGTCCGACATAAACATTCTGTAAATACATGATTATTAACGCAATCAACGCATTCGAAAATAAAGGAAGCATATCGATAAAGAAATTCTGAACCAGTCTGGTAAGACTTTCGATACCCCGGTCTATTCTAATCTGCAATTTGCCCGATTCATGGTTTTCATCATTAAAATAAGCTACACTGTATGTCAGTATTTTATCAATGGCTGACTGAGCCAATACCGAGCTGACATTAATCCTGATTTTTTCTCCATAAAATTTCTGCCCGAAATTGATAAAAATATTCAGAAGTTCTTTTCCTAATAAAATAACTGAAATTATAACAAGCACATGGATACCTTCCGACATCGGGTGCGGAAGCCGTGTAAGGTTCGTCACCTCATCCACCGTATATTTCAGGACCAATGGATTTACCTGAGCAGCAAGCGCTCCCAAAAATGTTAGAAACAAGGTTCCGTAAATCATCAGGCGATAGGGTCTGATAAAAGGAACAAGCTGTTTATAAATTCCGAATAAGGTTACCGTTCTATTGAAGGGTTTTGCCATACAAATTCTTT
This region includes:
- a CDS encoding thiamine diphosphokinase codes for the protein MKDKALLFINGDAPKSFPDPDEYNLIACTDGAFHYLKNLNFPLEKLDFISGDFDSHSGSDENIYQDKFIYTPDQNKTDFQKALEIIAEKDITSVDVLGGSGGEQDHFLGNLTVAFGFKDHLNIKFYDEFSEYYFIPKEFTLKNVRNKMISLYPFPSVESITTKGLNWPLNNGNLNITSNIGTRNFAVEDDIYIEYQKGDLLVFIGKNYL
- a CDS encoding cob(I)yrinic acid a,c-diamide adenosyltransferase, whose translation is MKIYTKTGDKGQTALYGGTRVSKASARVDSYGNIDELNSFIGIAKSHIKDEEVLKQLKKIQFDLFTVGSEAATPVDKLMLANGKSRLPLVISDTEIEELENWMDAFDEKLEPLQFFILPGGGKSATFLHAARTICRRAERSLVFLNESEEVRPELIKYLNRLSDYLFVLARYISKINNEPEEYWNPNER
- a CDS encoding DinB family protein, giving the protein MTTTAINTKQFMTSEQLLEHWQGHRNLTRRVIEAFPEKELFEFSVGGMRPFAKLAVELISIGGPALKGIVEKNMDAHDEESFNPKTKAELLKKWDEETEVINHYFAQISEERLQETFNLFGQYEFPVYQNILYFVDNEIHHRGQGYVYLRALGMEPPFFWERF
- a CDS encoding helix-turn-helix transcriptional regulator, which produces MNDHYLKKLDRVTAILTQLQSKPLVRAQDLAEKFDVSVRTIYRDIKTLENAGIPIIGEAGSGYSLMDGYKLPPVMFTKEEVLSFITAEKLMQKFSHQSLGSHYRTAMEKVRSVLKYSDKNLIQNIEKQIDVFNYHPETEDHIKDILPIILESIAEKRQLTMEYKTNEGSVSMRTIEAVGVFFEFNYWYIMAFCTLRNDFRQFRVDRILQIFKTQNPFLQEYGQINDYRQNGNGNKTIVKLLVEKKIINHLSNSKKYYGLIDEKETDEGMELTFETEWINDGFPRWLITFADYATILEPEILKTRLNELLTDISAKHQKTSANR
- a CDS encoding ABC transporter ATP-binding protein, whose protein sequence is MIYGTLFLTFLGALAAQVNPLVLKYTVDEVTNLTRLPHPMSEGIHVLVIISVILLGKELLNIFINFGQKFYGEKIRINVSSVLAQSAIDKILTYSVAYFNDENHESGKLQIRIDRGIESLTRLVQNFFIDMLPLFSNALIALIIMYLQNVYVGLVSTIIVPIYFYVSSLQAKKLSGVRRTLRNQREQKTSGLLNLINSIMVIKSFVREKFEGKKQYDLQMQLMESQMFTRKTNFIYDGLKTFIEQFGVVLIILLTVYLVLDQQMTIGAIMLHIMLFNNVSAPIRQLHRIYDDMNDAMIYAEGYFDILNADDEKEPSGSFVEKDITGNFELKNINFTYPNGTKALHDVSMKIENGKTTALVGLSGAGKSTIINLLCKFYLPDSGEILLDHVNLNEYENTFLRNDLGLVLQKNHIFQGSIEDNIRYGNMNATFEEIEEAAKKAYLHEQILDLPDGYKHDATQLSGGQQQRIAIARLFLKDPPIIFLDEPTASLDAIATEQIKNSLDAIKEGRTVIIISHSLSQILDSDKIYVMKKGRVVESGTHDELVQINGTYREIFDASARSLNLDKLVNSFKDN